One genomic region from Streptomyces sp. NBC_01304 encodes:
- a CDS encoding efflux RND transporter periplasmic adaptor subunit, producing the protein MARKKWILASTALVVAVAGGGFAVTAQSAADGKGDRQQNEGLPPDTVPVVEGDLSNSVQADGTLGHARERKINAGTPGTLTKIAGEGDTLERGERLYEVNGKAVRLLYGTSPVYRTMKLGDEGDDVRQLKQNLRALGYGAGLAMDDEFTSGTAAAVKRWQKDHEAERTGRVGKEDIAFAPGPLRVQETTAATGDELAPGKPVLTVTGSERVVTFKLDVSEAGIAKKGTKVTVQLPGGGTAKGKVSSVGRTAKGDQGEQGGGGQDQTPKIKVTVAFDDPAEAKGPDQSPVTVELIGETRKDVLSVPVNALLALPGGGFGVQVVEGAGGSGRKVREVKVELGMFGEGRVEVSGGGLAEGMKVGVPKV; encoded by the coding sequence ATGGCACGCAAGAAGTGGATCCTCGCCTCGACGGCCCTCGTCGTGGCCGTGGCGGGCGGCGGCTTCGCGGTGACCGCGCAGTCGGCGGCCGACGGCAAGGGCGACCGGCAGCAGAACGAGGGCCTCCCGCCGGACACCGTCCCGGTCGTCGAGGGCGACCTGAGCAACTCCGTCCAGGCCGACGGCACGCTGGGCCACGCCAGGGAACGCAAGATCAACGCGGGGACGCCCGGCACCCTCACCAAGATCGCGGGGGAGGGGGACACCCTTGAGCGGGGCGAGCGCCTCTACGAGGTCAACGGCAAGGCGGTCCGCCTGCTGTACGGCACCTCGCCGGTCTACCGCACGATGAAACTCGGCGACGAGGGCGACGACGTACGGCAGTTGAAGCAGAACCTGCGGGCCCTCGGGTACGGCGCGGGTCTCGCCATGGACGACGAGTTCACGTCGGGCACGGCCGCCGCGGTGAAACGGTGGCAGAAGGACCACGAGGCCGAGCGGACCGGGCGGGTCGGCAAGGAGGACATCGCCTTCGCCCCCGGCCCGCTGCGGGTGCAGGAGACGACGGCCGCGACGGGCGACGAACTCGCCCCGGGCAAGCCCGTCCTCACCGTCACCGGGTCCGAGCGCGTGGTCACCTTCAAGCTGGACGTCAGCGAGGCGGGCATCGCCAAGAAGGGGACGAAGGTCACCGTCCAACTGCCCGGCGGCGGCACCGCGAAGGGCAAGGTCTCCTCGGTCGGCAGGACCGCGAAGGGGGACCAGGGCGAGCAGGGCGGCGGTGGTCAGGACCAGACGCCCAAGATCAAGGTCACGGTCGCCTTCGACGACCCCGCCGAGGCCAAGGGCCCCGACCAGTCCCCGGTGACCGTCGAGCTCATCGGCGAGACCCGGAAGGACGTCCTGTCCGTGCCGGTCAACGCCCTGCTCGCGCTGCCCGGCGGCGGCTTCGGCGTCCAGGTCGTCGAGGGCGCCGGCGGCTCCGGTCGCAAGGTGCGCGAGGTGAAGGTCGAGCTCGGCATGTTCGGCGAGGGCCGGGTCGAGGTCAGCGGCGGCGGGTTGGCCGAAGGCATGAAGGTCGGGGTGCCGAAGGTATGA
- a CDS encoding ABC transporter ATP-binding protein, with the protein MSTLEPEPATEPAAAPPPVRTAAVPPPVRTVVELHGVTKEYAGGVAALRGVDLTVAEGELLGIVGPSGSGKSTLLHIVGTLDRPTAGSVAIAGHDISRLSDRALSALRSQHIGFVFQSFHLVSGISAQDNVAEGLLYSGLSRTERRRRAAEALDRVGLGDRMKHRPHELSGGQKQRVAIARAVVGEPDLLLADEPTGALDSASGEAVMELLHDLNRDGATIAVITHDTEIAARLPRQVRIRDGRVVADEGNAGHAGNAGHAGNAGHVGNVQTPDGTRWVAS; encoded by the coding sequence ATGAGCACCCTTGAGCCGGAGCCGGCCACTGAACCGGCCGCCGCGCCCCCGCCCGTCCGTACGGCCGCAGTGCCCCCGCCCGTCCGCACCGTCGTCGAACTCCACGGCGTCACCAAGGAGTACGCGGGTGGGGTCGCGGCCCTGCGCGGCGTCGACCTCACCGTCGCGGAGGGCGAACTCCTCGGCATCGTCGGCCCGTCGGGCTCCGGGAAGTCGACGCTGCTGCACATCGTCGGCACCCTGGACCGGCCGACCGCCGGGTCGGTCGCCATCGCGGGGCACGACATCTCCCGCCTCTCCGACCGGGCGCTGTCCGCGCTCCGCTCCCAGCACATCGGCTTCGTCTTCCAGTCCTTCCACCTGGTCTCCGGCATCAGCGCGCAGGACAACGTGGCGGAGGGCCTGCTCTACTCCGGCCTGTCCCGGACCGAACGGCGCAGGCGCGCGGCCGAGGCGCTCGACCGGGTCGGCCTCGGGGACCGCATGAAGCACCGCCCGCACGAGCTGTCCGGCGGGCAGAAGCAACGGGTCGCGATCGCCCGTGCGGTGGTCGGCGAGCCGGACCTGCTGCTCGCCGACGAGCCGACCGGGGCCCTCGACTCGGCGTCGGGGGAGGCGGTGATGGAGCTCCTGCACGACCTCAACCGGGACGGGGCGACCATCGCCGTGATCACCCATGACACGGAGATCGCGGCCCGGCTGCCGCGCCAGGTGCGGATCAGGGACGGGCGGGTCGTGGCCGACGAGGGCAACGCAGGCCACGCGGGGAACGCAGGCCACGCGGGGAACGCAGGCCACGTGGGCAACGTACAAACGCCCGACGGCACAAGGTGGGTGGCGTCATGA
- a CDS encoding ABC transporter permease, which produces MKRRKLSPARLGPRDVLHVGVAGLRSRPMRVVLSSLGIAIGIATMIAVVGISASSQAQLLRKLDALGTNMLVVTPGEEMFSGQDTKLPKAAPGMVGRVKGVEQVGATGDVEHSARRSEKVDEGETNGIAVKAARGKLLETLRGTMRSGSWLNDATGRYPAVVLGHITAQRLGITEPGQQVFIGGRHFTVTGILDPLPLAPEIERSALVGWDAAEEYLGFDGHPTSVYERSADGTVDDVRELLASTVNPQNPQGVAVTDPSAALQAKAATEGAFSTLLLGLGGIALLVGGVGVANTMIISVLERRHEIGLRRSLGATKGQIRVQFVAESLLLSGLGGLAGVALGAAATAVYASSGGMPWVVPPWAVGGGFGATLAIGTIAGLYPAARAARLSPTLALQAA; this is translated from the coding sequence ATGAAGCGGCGGAAGCTCTCCCCGGCCCGCCTCGGCCCCCGCGACGTGCTGCACGTCGGCGTCGCCGGACTGCGCTCGCGCCCCATGCGCGTGGTGCTCTCCTCCCTGGGGATTGCCATCGGGATCGCCACGATGATCGCGGTGGTCGGCATCTCCGCCTCCAGCCAGGCCCAACTCCTGCGCAAACTCGACGCGTTGGGCACGAACATGCTGGTCGTCACGCCCGGCGAGGAAATGTTCTCCGGGCAGGACACCAAGCTGCCGAAGGCCGCGCCCGGCATGGTCGGCCGGGTCAAGGGCGTCGAGCAGGTCGGCGCCACCGGCGACGTGGAGCACTCGGCGCGGCGCAGCGAGAAGGTCGACGAGGGCGAGACCAACGGAATCGCCGTCAAGGCGGCCCGGGGCAAGCTCCTCGAAACGCTGCGCGGCACGATGCGCAGCGGCTCCTGGCTGAACGATGCCACCGGGCGCTACCCGGCCGTCGTCCTCGGCCACATCACGGCGCAACGCCTGGGTATCACCGAGCCGGGGCAGCAAGTGTTCATCGGTGGGCGCCACTTCACGGTCACCGGCATCCTCGACCCGCTGCCGCTCGCTCCCGAGATCGAGCGCTCGGCGCTGGTCGGCTGGGACGCCGCGGAGGAGTACCTCGGCTTCGACGGACACCCGACCTCGGTCTACGAGCGTTCCGCCGACGGCACGGTCGACGACGTACGTGAGCTGCTCGCGTCGACCGTCAACCCCCAGAACCCGCAGGGCGTGGCGGTCACCGATCCGTCCGCCGCGCTGCAGGCGAAGGCGGCGACGGAGGGCGCGTTCAGCACGCTGCTGCTCGGACTCGGCGGGATCGCGCTGCTCGTCGGCGGCGTGGGCGTCGCCAACACCATGATCATCTCGGTCCTGGAGCGCCGTCATGAGATCGGGCTGCGCCGCTCGCTCGGGGCGACGAAGGGCCAGATCCGGGTCCAGTTCGTGGCCGAGTCGCTGCTGCTCTCGGGACTCGGCGGGCTGGCCGGCGTCGCCCTGGGCGCGGCAGCGACCGCCGTCTACGCGTCCTCGGGCGGCATGCCGTGGGTGGTCCCGCCCTGGGCGGTCGGCGGCGGCTTCGGCGCGACGCTGGCGATCGGCACGATCGCGGGCCTCTACCCGGCGGCCAGGGCCGCCCGCCTCTCCCCGACGCTGGCGCTACAGGCGGCCTAG
- a CDS encoding DUF5925 domain-containing protein: protein MPADPQAALPIRLNVDDGDSPSDVVDALFLGRFATGEQPFAHSSSIDRVKSGATLLPPGASILRAAKDDDRSATLAEGDGWTLLISRWNRGADVTVTAVTAELAEKVVKQSTDGATDEPEPQPDNVTMGFWYVSPRRGPHRTTRQISAGTWEEVRANYTEPVADALDSLMKTTPEDIAGRLLLLHGPPGTGKTSALRTLARSWRDWCQVDCVLDPERLFTDVGYLMDIAIGEDDGSAKGRWRLLLLEDCDELIRGEAKHTAGQALSRLLNLTDGLLGQGRNVLVGVTTNEDLERLHPAVVRPGRCLARIEVGSLTRSEATSWLGSEEGVGRDGATLAELFALRRGTSPTSVPDQRGGGSDAGLYL from the coding sequence ATGCCAGCTGACCCCCAGGCCGCTCTGCCGATCCGGCTCAACGTCGACGACGGCGACTCCCCGTCGGACGTCGTCGACGCGCTCTTCCTCGGCCGCTTCGCGACGGGCGAGCAGCCGTTCGCGCACAGCTCCTCGATCGACCGCGTGAAGTCCGGCGCGACCCTGCTGCCGCCGGGCGCCTCGATTCTGCGCGCGGCCAAGGACGACGACCGCAGCGCGACCCTCGCCGAGGGCGACGGCTGGACCCTGCTGATCTCCCGCTGGAACCGCGGCGCGGACGTCACGGTCACCGCGGTCACCGCCGAGCTCGCCGAGAAGGTGGTCAAGCAGTCCACGGACGGCGCGACGGACGAGCCCGAACCGCAGCCGGACAACGTGACGATGGGCTTCTGGTACGTCTCCCCGAGGCGCGGCCCGCACCGCACCACCCGCCAGATCAGCGCCGGTACTTGGGAAGAGGTCCGCGCGAACTACACGGAGCCGGTGGCCGACGCGCTCGACTCCCTGATGAAGACGACCCCCGAGGACATCGCGGGCCGCCTCCTTCTCCTGCACGGCCCGCCCGGGACGGGAAAGACGTCGGCGCTGCGCACGCTGGCCCGTTCCTGGCGGGACTGGTGCCAGGTCGACTGCGTCCTCGACCCCGAGCGGCTCTTTACGGATGTCGGCTATCTGATGGACATCGCGATCGGCGAGGACGACGGCTCGGCGAAGGGCCGCTGGCGCCTGCTCCTCCTGGAGGACTGCGACGAACTGATCCGCGGCGAGGCCAAGCACACGGCGGGCCAGGCCCTCTCGCGCCTCCTGAACCTGACGGACGGCCTCCTCGGCCAGGGCCGGAACGTCCTGGTGGGCGTGACGACGAACGAGGACCTGGAGCGCCTGCACCCCGCAGTCGTCCGCCCCGGCCGCTGCCTGGCCCGGATCGAGGTCGGCTCCCTGACCAGGAGCGAGGCGACGAGCTGGCTGGGCAGCGAGGAGGGAGTCGGCCGCGACGGCGCGACCCTGGCGGAGCTGTTCGCGCTGCGGCGGGGGACGAGCCCGACTTCTGTCCCGGACCAGCGGGGTGGGGGGTCCGACGCGGGGCTGTACCTCTAG